One stretch of Rhodopirellula halodulae DNA includes these proteins:
- a CDS encoding efflux RND transporter periplasmic adaptor subunit, producing MSQQGISRAGLRALIAAGVLTLVFGLGTAAGLVLSPSTVHAPEDLHSDDPHPAGMSDLHIEDEDTEEDHLEENHEEDHVALTEQAYANLGLRMGMVQRGDHWKTQLVPARVVEIPGRSDLSVSAPVTGIVQKVEVLPGQSLVSDSTLFSIRITDQAVIDAQSRLLETLTRQEVANQEITRLSPLVTSGAVSRNKLRDLEYEIKQLSAQQSTLVQELRSRGLPSASVDQVLQNRELATELKVSPPSFIDSDMNSEEVSGFSVEDLMVHPGMSVARGDLLCSVAYHSRLYLEGMAFQDDLHVLDRIMQRDWMVVVDDHSAEHAHGASVELPLLRIDNHVDEATQSVTFFVELPNEVTRDRVSDGRLFQQWRFRPGQRLHLRLPVEQWKDQWMLPAEAVVVEGPDAFVFVEHIHDEEDEPEHDDHDVMIELEPVPIRLLYRDDRIVVIQRDDQQDLEEEFTTHRVALNNAQKLYLAMKMQAEGGGGHHHHHDH from the coding sequence ATGTCACAACAAGGTATCTCTCGTGCGGGATTGCGTGCATTGATCGCTGCGGGAGTGCTCACTCTCGTCTTTGGTTTGGGAACCGCAGCCGGCCTGGTCCTGTCACCGTCAACCGTTCATGCCCCCGAGGATTTGCATTCGGATGATCCGCACCCCGCGGGGATGTCCGACTTGCACATCGAAGACGAGGACACCGAAGAAGACCACCTTGAGGAGAATCACGAAGAGGACCATGTCGCGCTGACCGAGCAGGCGTATGCCAATTTGGGTTTGCGGATGGGAATGGTGCAACGAGGCGATCACTGGAAAACCCAGTTGGTTCCAGCTCGAGTGGTCGAGATCCCCGGTCGTAGCGACTTGTCCGTTTCGGCGCCAGTCACGGGCATCGTGCAGAAGGTTGAGGTCCTCCCCGGACAGAGCTTGGTTTCCGATTCGACTTTGTTTTCGATTCGGATCACCGATCAAGCCGTGATCGACGCTCAATCGCGATTACTGGAAACACTGACGCGACAGGAAGTCGCCAATCAAGAGATCACGCGTTTGTCTCCACTGGTCACCTCGGGGGCGGTTTCGCGAAACAAGCTGCGCGATTTGGAATACGAAATCAAACAGCTCTCGGCTCAGCAATCCACGTTGGTTCAAGAACTGCGAAGTCGTGGGTTGCCTTCTGCGAGCGTGGACCAAGTGTTGCAGAACCGGGAGTTGGCGACGGAACTGAAGGTGTCTCCGCCTAGCTTCATCGATTCGGATATGAACTCCGAAGAAGTCTCCGGTTTTTCGGTCGAAGATTTGATGGTGCACCCGGGTATGTCCGTGGCCCGTGGTGATTTGCTATGCAGCGTGGCCTATCACTCGCGTTTGTACTTGGAGGGCATGGCATTCCAGGATGATTTGCATGTCTTGGACCGCATCATGCAACGGGATTGGATGGTTGTGGTGGATGATCACTCAGCCGAGCATGCTCATGGTGCGTCTGTCGAACTGCCTTTGCTACGCATCGACAACCATGTCGACGAAGCGACGCAGAGCGTGACCTTCTTTGTCGAGCTTCCGAACGAAGTGACACGAGATCGCGTTTCCGACGGACGGTTGTTCCAACAATGGCGTTTCCGACCGGGCCAGCGGCTGCATCTTCGGCTTCCGGTGGAGCAGTGGAAGGACCAATGGATGCTGCCCGCCGAGGCCGTTGTGGTGGAAGGCCCCGATGCATTCGTCTTTGTCGAGCACATCCATGACGAAGAGGACGAACCGGAACACGATGACCATGACGTGATGATCGAGTTGGAGCCTGTGCCGATCAGGCTGCTGTACCGAGACGATCGCATCGTCGTGATCCAGCGTGACGACCAGCAGGATTTGGAAGAGGAGTTTACGACCCACCGAGTCGCCCTGAACAACGCTCAGAAACTGTACCTGGCGATGAAAATGCAGGCGGAGGGCGGCGGGGGCCACCACCATCACCACGACCATTGA